A portion of the Blastochloris tepida genome contains these proteins:
- a CDS encoding glycosyltransferase family 4 protein, producing the protein MRIAQVAPLMESVPPKYYGGTERVVHFLTEALVDLGHDVTLFASGDSVTRADLVPVVRKALRLDPAVADPVPYYLLMLDWLNSRADEFDVLHFHIDAFHFPLFNGRRHRTVTTLHGRQDLPDIGALYRGFPGMPLVSISNHQRTPVPDASFAATIPHGLPKDLLAPTFDPRGGYLAFLGRMSPEKGPLIAIRLARALGLQLRMAAKVDKVDEQYFREVVHPEIACGDDVEFIGEINDRDKARLLGEAQALLFPIAWPEPFGLVMIEAMACATPVLAFRAGSVPEVIKDHVTGRIVDDFDGALRAIPELLALDRRRIRAEFEARFTAERMARDYVDVYRGLARTIGRPALRPRLIVQRPTAAAHVLQSEVHAG; encoded by the coding sequence ATGAGGATTGCCCAGGTCGCGCCTTTGATGGAGAGCGTGCCGCCGAAATATTATGGCGGGACCGAGCGTGTGGTACACTTTCTTACTGAAGCGCTCGTCGACCTTGGCCATGACGTGACGCTGTTTGCCAGCGGCGATTCCGTCACCCGCGCCGATCTTGTTCCGGTGGTACGCAAGGCGCTGCGGCTCGATCCGGCCGTGGCCGATCCGGTGCCGTATTACTTGCTGATGCTCGACTGGCTGAACAGCCGCGCCGACGAGTTCGACGTCCTGCATTTCCACATCGATGCCTTCCACTTTCCGCTGTTCAACGGCCGCCGCCACCGTACGGTGACGACGCTGCACGGACGGCAGGATCTGCCCGATATCGGCGCGCTTTATCGCGGCTTTCCCGGCATGCCGCTGGTCTCGATCTCGAACCACCAGCGCACCCCCGTGCCGGATGCGAGTTTCGCTGCCACCATCCCGCATGGTCTGCCAAAGGATCTGCTGGCGCCGACCTTCGATCCGCGCGGCGGCTATCTCGCCTTTCTCGGGCGGATGTCGCCGGAGAAGGGCCCGCTCATCGCAATCAGGCTGGCACGCGCGCTCGGCCTGCAGCTGCGCATGGCGGCCAAGGTCGACAAGGTCGATGAGCAATATTTCCGGGAGGTGGTGCATCCCGAGATCGCCTGTGGCGACGATGTCGAGTTCATCGGCGAGATCAACGACCGCGACAAGGCGAGGCTGCTCGGCGAAGCGCAGGCGCTGCTGTTCCCGATCGCCTGGCCCGAGCCGTTCGGCTTGGTGATGATCGAGGCCATGGCGTGTGCGACACCGGTGCTCGCCTTCCGTGCCGGTTCGGTGCCGGAGGTGATCAAGGATCACGTCACCGGGCGCATCGTCGACGATTTCGACGGAGCACTGCGCGCGATCCCCGAGTTGCTGGCGCTCGACCGCCGGCGTATCCGCGCCGAGTTCGAGGCGCGCTTCACCGCCGAGCGGATGGCGCGCGATTATGTCGATGTCTATCGCGGTCTGGCGCGGACCATTGGCAGGCCGGCGCTGCGGCCTCGCCTGATCGTACAACGCCCGACAGCCGCAGCTCACGTTCTGCAGAGTGAGGTTCATGCCGGCTAA